The genomic region GCAGCGCCGCCACCGCCGCCAGCAAGGCGACCGCGGCCGACAAATCCTGGCTGCGCGCGATATTGCCTTCCTCGCGTGCGCGCGTCCGTTTTTGCGGGGACGCGGGTAACGTCTTTTCGCCGCCCGATTGCTCCGCCATTGCCTAGGGCCTCATGCCTTGAATTACCGTAGAAACATTGCTGAACATCTCGCCGTACATTCCGTCCAGAAAACCGATGTACAGTTCCAGCGAAACCGCGACGACCACAAGGCTCAGCGCGATCGTCACGGGAAATCCCACCACGAACAACTGGATCTGCGGCACCACGCGGCCGACCAGTCCCATCACGACATAGGCCACCAACATCGCCGCGCCCACCGGCGCCGCGATCATCAGGCCGTCGTAAAACATCGCGCGGCCCCATTGGCTCACTTCCCATATCAGTTTCGGACGCAGCACGAAACCGCCCAGCGGGATTTGATCGTAGGTCGAGGCCAGCGCGCGCAACATCAGGTGATGCCCGTTCGTCGCGAGCAACACCAGCACCGCCACGATGAACAGAAAGAAACCGAAGATCGGAAACTGCGTTTCGAGCGCGGGATTGAACACGTTCATCATGCCGAATCCCGTCTGCATATCCATGATTTGTCCGGCCACTTGGATCGAACCGAACACAATCGTCATCACGAATCCCATCAACAGCCCTATCAGGAACTCGCCCGCCCCAACCAGCGCGAACGCCAGCGGATCGTCCGGGATGGCCATGTGCAGCGGCGCCAACGTCGGGGCGATAAGCGCCGCCGTGAGCCCGACAAGACCGATCTTTCCCATCGCCGGGAAATTCGCCGAACCGAGCACCGGCGCCGACACAATCAATCCGCTCACCCGCGCCATCACCAGGATGAACAGCTTGACGATCTCCACCTCATAAACAATCAAGGGCCTTCCTCGAAACGACGGACTGCGCTCCGCGGGGATGAATCAGGCGCGGACGCACAGGCCTTTCTCTTTGTTACTGAACCAGCTTGTCGAATCCGCCGAACAACGGCTCGACAAAATCCAACAACACCGAAACCATCCAGGGAAGAAACACGACGAAAGCCACCATGACCGCCACGATCTTCGGCACGAACGTCAAGGTGATTTCCTGGATTTGCGTCACCGACTGGAACACGCTGATGATCAACCCGACCAGCATCCCCGACAGCAGCATCGGAGCCGATGCCAGCAAAGTCACCACCATGGCATCGCGACTCAAAAAGAAGATGTCGTCAAGAGTCATAACTCGTTTCCATGAAATGGGATAGACACATTCCTCCAGTCGTTCACGGCCGACCCCATCACCATTCGAGGCAAGAATACCACAATATGTTGCGGTTGTCAATCGAAAAAATAACAATTTGTTGATATTGAAAGCGATGGGCGCCGGAAAATTGTGTCAGTCCCTTGGTTGGCGCAAAACGTGGATGGCGGCTGTCTAAACCCACATTCGGCGAAGGACGCCAAAGGTTTCAGGCTTGTCCAACGCTTGAGCATGAAGCCCGCGTTCTGTCGCCAAAGCGGAGGTTGTCCCTGTACGAGGAATCAGGCGCCGCACATGAGGTAGACTAACGGGCATGGGCTGGATCGAATTATTGATCATACTCGCGATGCTGGCGCTGAACAGTTTGTTTGCCGCCTACGAACTGGCGCTGGCATCGGTAAGCGTGGGACGCCTGAAACTGCTGGCCGAGCGCAAGCGCGCCGGGGCGGCCGCGGCGCTGGCCATGAAAGACCGCATGGAGGCGAGTCTCGCGGTCGTTCAAATCGGCATCACCGTTGTGGGGGCGATTGCCGCGGCCACGGGCGGGTCCGGCGCGGAAGAGGGCATCTCGCCGCATATCGAAGCGGCGCTGGGTCTTTCGGCGGGGATCTCGGACGCCCTTGCCATCGCGATGGTGGTCGTGCCGCTTTCCGCGGCGACCATCATCTTCGGCGAACTGGTTCCGAAAACGGTCGGACTGCGCAACAACGAATGGGTATGCCTGAAACTCAGCCCGATCATGCGGGTGTTCGGAATGATGGTGTATCCGGCCATGGCCTTCTGCGAATGGGCCACGAAAGCGCTGGTGGGCGTTTTCGAGCGCAAAATGCCGCATGAAACGGCGTCACGGCACGAACTCGGTCTTGCGGAACTGCGGGCGCAGGCGCATATGCTGCGCACCGAGCGCGTCATCGGCTCGGAACAGGAACGCATTATTCTGGGCGCGAGCAAACTGACTCAGACGCGTATCGCCGACATCCTCGTCCATGCGCAGGATATCGCCCTACTCGACGCCGACGCGCCTCTCGAAGAACACTTCGTCAAGGTCCATCTCGAGGGCTATACGCGATTTCCCGTCACGGAACGGCCCGGCGATCCGCAGTCCATCATCGGTTATGTCAATCTCAAGGAAATCGTCTTTCTGGCCAAGGCCCATCCGGAAGCGCCGACGCTGCGGAGCATTCTGCGTCCCCTGATTGCCGTCGCCCCGGAAGCCTCCATCGGATATGCCTTCAGCCGGATGATGTCCGAGCATGTTCACTTGGCCGTGGTGCGGGATTCGAAGGGCACTGTGCGTGGAATCGTCACGCTCGAAGACATCCTGGAAGAAATCGTCGGGGATATTCAGGACGAATTCGATCGCTTGCCGCGCCATGTCGTGCCATCGGGCAGTTCTTGGGTCGTGGGCGGCGGCGTGAAGATGGAACGGCTTCGGGAGGTCTTTGCGGACCCGACCCTCGGCGAAGACACGCCGCCGGACACGCAATTTGCCGACTGGATCGCTTCCAGCGTACACGTCCCGCTGCGCGGCGGCGACGCACTGGCCGTCGCGTCCCTCAAAATCCTGGTGCGCAAAACACGGCGCCAGAAGATTTTCGAGGCGCTTGTCACGCCCGAAACAGACGGCCGC from Candidatus Hydrogenedentota bacterium harbors:
- a CDS encoding hemolysin family protein; translation: MGWIELLIILAMLALNSLFAAYELALASVSVGRLKLLAERKRAGAAAALAMKDRMEASLAVVQIGITVVGAIAAATGGSGAEEGISPHIEAALGLSAGISDALAIAMVVVPLSAATIIFGELVPKTVGLRNNEWVCLKLSPIMRVFGMMVYPAMAFCEWATKALVGVFERKMPHETASRHELGLAELRAQAHMLRTERVIGSEQERIILGASKLTQTRIADILVHAQDIALLDADAPLEEHFVKVHLEGYTRFPVTERPGDPQSIIGYVNLKEIVFLAKAHPEAPTLRSILRPLIAVAPEASIGYAFSRMMSEHVHLAVVRDSKGTVRGIVTLEDILEEIVGDIQDEFDRLPRHVVPSGSSWVVGGGVKMERLREVFADPTLGEDTPPDTQFADWIASSVHVPLRGGDALAVASLKILVRKTRRQKIFEALVTPETDGRAGL
- the fliQ gene encoding flagellar biosynthesis protein FliQ, whose protein sequence is MTLDDIFFLSRDAMVVTLLASAPMLLSGMLVGLIISVFQSVTQIQEITLTFVPKIVAVMVAFVVFLPWMVSVLLDFVEPLFGGFDKLVQ
- the fliR gene encoding flagellar biosynthetic protein FliR; the protein is MIVYEVEIVKLFILVMARVSGLIVSAPVLGSANFPAMGKIGLVGLTAALIAPTLAPLHMAIPDDPLAFALVGAGEFLIGLLMGFVMTIVFGSIQVAGQIMDMQTGFGMMNVFNPALETQFPIFGFFLFIVAVLVLLATNGHHLMLRALASTYDQIPLGGFVLRPKLIWEVSQWGRAMFYDGLMIAAPVGAAMLVAYVVMGLVGRVVPQIQLFVVGFPVTIALSLVVVAVSLELYIGFLDGMYGEMFSNVSTVIQGMRP